The proteins below come from a single Melospiza melodia melodia isolate bMelMel2 chromosome 12, bMelMel2.pri, whole genome shotgun sequence genomic window:
- the TMEM41A gene encoding transmembrane protein 41A has protein sequence MWRRPAGLLLVFVTATAALWLLSVRLSAGQTRRALRFPADLEELRELAEALRDYERQHRGAALALFCGAYLYKQSFAIPGSSLLNVLAGALFGPWMGLVLCSVLTSVGATFCYLLSAAFGKQLIVYFFPEKVALLQGKVEENRSCLFFFLLFLRLFPMTPNWFLNLSAPILNIPLSQFFLSVLIGLTPYNFICVQTGAILSQITSLDAIFSWDTLLKLLAMAVAALIPGTLIKRYSKKHLKLDGDKQAQTLNGRKSL, from the exons ATGTGGCGGCGCCCGGCTGGGCTCCTGCTCGTCTTCGTGACCGCCACGGCCGCACTGTGGCTGCTGTCGGTGCGGCTGAGCGCGGGGCAGACGCGCAG GGCGCTGCGGTTCCCGGCGGACCTGGAGGAGCTGCGGGAGCTGGCCGAGGCGCTGCGGGACTACGAGCGACAGCACCGGGGCGCGGCGCTGGCCCTGTTCTGCGGCGCGTACCTGTACAAGCAGAGTTTCGCCATTCCCGGCTCCAGCCTCCTG AATGTCCTGGCTGGAGCACTCTTTGGACCATGGATGGGGCTGGTGCTGTGCTCAGTGCTCACGTCTGTGGGAGCCACCTTCTGCTacctgctctctgcagcttttgGCAAGCAGCTCATAGTGTACTTCTTCCCTGAGAAGGTGGCTCTGCTGCAAGGGAAG GTAGAAGAGAACAGGAGCTGCCtatttttcttcttgttgttcCTGAGGCTGTTCCCCATGACACCAAACTGGTTTCTGAACCTCTCAGCTCCCATCTTAAACATCCCCCTGTCCCAGTTCTTCCTCTCCGTTCTCATTG GCCTTACACCATACAATTTCATCTGTGTGCAGACAGGGGCCATTCTGTCCCAAATCACCTCTCTGGATGCCATCTTCTCCTGGGACACACTGCTCAAGCTGCTGGCCATGGCTGTGGCAGCGCTGATTCCAGGAACCCTCATCAAGAGATACAGCAAGAAACACCTGAAGCTGGATGGAGACAAGCAAGCTCAGACACTAAATGGCAGAAAGAGCTTGTGA